Proteins from a single region of Catenulispora acidiphila DSM 44928:
- a CDS encoding TIGR03936 family radical SAM-associated protein: MPDGPAPPPTVQKLRIRYAKRGRLRFTSHRDIQRAFERALRRARVPMAYSAGFTPHPKVSWAGAAPTGVASEAEYVEIGVTRALVPAELAAALDGSLPADLDILEVVEAATPSLMERLEASVWEIRLPGVAPQEAAAAVAAFAAAEEVLVERKTKNGMRTFDARSAVTGIEAGVSADGAAAGVGGVEGSGVSAGESGVAEGGGRDDRPCAILRLVVRHLTPAVRPDDVLTGLGRVAGLVPPVPPQVTRLAQGPLRPGSDATPTSVSVEALSDPLDPDRAAAGSAADR, translated from the coding sequence ATGCCCGACGGACCGGCGCCGCCGCCGACCGTTCAGAAGCTCCGCATCCGCTACGCCAAGCGTGGACGGCTGCGCTTCACCAGCCACCGTGACATCCAGCGGGCCTTCGAGCGCGCGTTGCGGCGGGCGCGGGTGCCGATGGCGTATTCGGCGGGGTTCACGCCGCATCCGAAGGTGTCGTGGGCCGGCGCCGCGCCGACCGGGGTGGCCAGTGAGGCCGAGTACGTCGAGATCGGGGTCACGCGGGCGCTGGTTCCGGCGGAGCTGGCTGCCGCGCTGGACGGGTCGCTGCCGGCTGACCTGGACATCCTGGAGGTCGTCGAGGCCGCCACGCCGAGCCTGATGGAGCGGCTGGAGGCATCCGTGTGGGAGATCCGGCTGCCGGGGGTGGCGCCGCAGGAGGCCGCTGCCGCGGTGGCGGCGTTCGCGGCGGCCGAGGAGGTGCTGGTCGAGCGGAAGACGAAGAACGGCATGCGGACGTTCGACGCGCGCTCCGCGGTGACCGGGATCGAGGCCGGAGTTTCGGCCGATGGCGCCGCAGCCGGTGTCGGCGGCGTGGAGGGCTCCGGCGTTTCCGCAGGTGAGAGCGGTGTCGCAGAAGGTGGCGGGCGGGACGATCGACCCTGTGCGATACTGCGACTAGTCGTGCGGCACCTGACACCCGCCGTGCGGCCCGACGACGTCCTGACCGGACTCGGTCGTGTGGCAGGCCTGGTGCCGCCCGTCCCTCCCCAGGTGACGAGGCTGGCGCAGGGGCCGCTGCGACCCGGGTCCGACGCGACGCCGACCAGTGTGAGCGTGGAGGCGCTGTCCGATCCCCTGGATCCGGACCGGGCCGCCGCGGGGTCGGCGGCCGACCGGTGA
- a CDS encoding cell wall-binding repeat-containing protein: MSAKKFTAAAATALAAATSLAVPAHANVAPKTFPGVNGPLTVTTGQDNLLHFGSSTPGGGGTEQMPSSRIADAEWAPDGSRVAYVDQNGSVISARFDGSDPIVVAANAGASHPTWINGGSLIVYAHGGSLYSVPSLGGAVQVLSAGHQPGDQDSAPQGGANGSMVFQRKTNGATWVWTYNGYTNAAARVANTNAGTQPSISPNGRTIAYIHEDLNGLPQVFTVGVDGSNPTQLTTDAKPLQKNDTPVWSSDGSLIAFAAAGAVVTIKPVRGPVENTVAFVTGRISWQPNADMSRPPSTSNPVNLVERLDGPDRIGTADEVSGWSYGNQQANVVVLARQDIFADALAGSALAARFHGPLLLTPTGNLDPRTLAEIQRVLKPGGFVYVLGQTAAISAHTFNQVAAAGFRPSRIGGNDRFDTAVDIAKTIVPDYTHNPVTILAATGLNFPDALAAGAVAGSRPNTVVVLTSDTKMPPQTQAFINAVPQRAVFGVGGGAVTALSSVRMAATRVSGLDRFETATFVAQTFFSGPQVVGIATGFNFPDALAGGALAGRVGGPLLLTGPTGLPSETADYLNHASGSVSDAIMFGGPAVIDDGLQNQVGDLIGQPNQWVYARNNPGAHTGPR, from the coding sequence GGAGTGAACGGTCCGCTGACGGTCACGACCGGACAGGACAACCTCCTGCACTTCGGCAGCTCCACGCCCGGCGGCGGCGGTACCGAGCAGATGCCCTCGAGCCGGATCGCCGACGCGGAGTGGGCGCCGGACGGAAGCCGGGTCGCCTACGTCGACCAGAACGGCAGCGTGATCTCGGCCCGCTTCGACGGCAGCGACCCGATAGTCGTGGCCGCCAACGCCGGCGCGTCCCACCCGACGTGGATCAACGGCGGCAGCCTCATCGTCTACGCCCACGGCGGCAGCCTGTACTCGGTTCCGAGCCTGGGCGGCGCGGTGCAGGTGCTCTCGGCGGGCCACCAGCCGGGAGACCAGGACTCCGCCCCGCAGGGCGGCGCCAACGGCAGCATGGTCTTCCAGCGGAAGACCAACGGCGCGACGTGGGTCTGGACCTACAACGGCTACACCAACGCCGCGGCGCGGGTGGCGAACACGAACGCCGGCACTCAGCCCTCGATCTCGCCCAACGGCCGGACGATCGCCTACATCCACGAAGACCTCAACGGGCTCCCGCAGGTGTTCACCGTCGGGGTCGACGGTTCGAACCCGACCCAGCTCACCACCGACGCCAAGCCGCTGCAGAAGAACGACACCCCCGTGTGGTCCTCGGACGGCTCGCTGATCGCGTTCGCCGCCGCCGGCGCCGTGGTGACGATCAAGCCGGTGCGCGGCCCCGTCGAGAACACCGTCGCCTTCGTCACCGGCCGCATCTCCTGGCAGCCCAACGCGGACATGTCCCGGCCGCCGTCGACGTCCAACCCCGTCAACCTCGTCGAGCGCCTCGACGGTCCCGACCGCATCGGCACCGCCGACGAGGTCTCGGGGTGGTCCTACGGGAATCAGCAGGCGAACGTGGTCGTGCTGGCGCGCCAGGACATCTTCGCCGACGCGCTGGCCGGGTCGGCGCTCGCCGCGCGGTTCCACGGTCCGCTGCTGCTGACGCCGACCGGGAACCTGGACCCGCGGACGCTCGCGGAGATCCAGCGGGTGCTGAAGCCGGGCGGGTTCGTCTACGTGCTGGGGCAGACCGCGGCGATCTCGGCGCACACGTTCAACCAGGTCGCGGCAGCCGGGTTCCGGCCGTCGCGGATCGGCGGCAACGACCGGTTCGACACCGCGGTGGACATCGCCAAGACGATCGTCCCGGACTACACGCACAATCCCGTCACCATCCTCGCCGCCACCGGGTTGAACTTCCCCGACGCGCTCGCGGCCGGCGCGGTGGCCGGTTCGCGGCCGAACACCGTGGTGGTGCTCACCTCGGACACGAAGATGCCGCCCCAGACCCAGGCGTTCATCAACGCGGTGCCGCAGCGGGCGGTGTTCGGCGTCGGCGGCGGGGCGGTCACCGCGCTGAGCTCGGTGCGGATGGCGGCGACGAGGGTCTCCGGTCTGGACCGGTTCGAGACTGCCACGTTCGTGGCGCAGACCTTCTTCAGCGGGCCGCAGGTGGTCGGGATCGCGACCGGCTTCAACTTCCCCGACGCGCTGGCCGGGGGCGCGCTGGCCGGCCGGGTCGGCGGACCGCTGCTGCTGACCGGTCCGACCGGGCTGCCCAGCGAGACGGCCGACTACCTGAACCACGCTTCGGGCTCGGTCTCGGACGCCATCATGTTCGGCGGTCCCGCGGTCATCGACGACGGCCTCCAGAACCAGGTGGGCGACCTCATCGGTCAGCCCAACCAGTGGGTGTACGCGCGGAACAACCCGGGCGCGCACACCGGTCCCCGCTAG